A region of Mycolicibacterium brumae DNA encodes the following proteins:
- the miaB gene encoding tRNA (N6-isopentenyl adenosine(37)-C2)-methylthiotransferase MiaB produces MTSAAPRTYQVRTYGCQMNVHDSERLSGLLEDAGYRRAADGDDADVVVFNTCAVRENADNKLYGNLSHLAPRKQADPGMQIAVGGCLAQKDRASVLDRAPWVDVVFGTHNIGSLPALLDRARHNRAAQVEIIDALEEFPSDLPAARESSYAAWVSISVGCNNTCTFCIVPSLRGKEVDRRPGDILAEVQALVDQGVLEVTLLGQNVNAYGVSFADPELPRDRGAFAKLLRACGNIDGLERVRFTSPHPAEFTDDVIDAMAATPNICPQLHMPLQSGSDRILKAMRRSYRAEKFLGIIDRVREKMPHAAITTDLIVGFPGETEEDFQATLDVVERARFASAFTFQYSKRPGTPAATLADQVPPEVVKERYGRLIELQERICMAGNAEQVGRTVELLVAAGEGRKDTATARLTGRARDGRLVHFAPGDVDGIRPGDIVTAQVTAAAPHHLVADGGVLSHRRTRAGDAHEAGQRPVTGVKRVGLGMPGLGRPAPQPALSSCGSGCS; encoded by the coding sequence GTGACTTCAGCGGCCCCACGCACCTACCAGGTCCGCACCTACGGCTGTCAGATGAACGTGCACGACTCCGAGCGGTTGTCCGGGCTGCTCGAGGACGCCGGCTACCGGCGCGCGGCCGACGGCGACGACGCCGACGTGGTGGTGTTCAACACCTGCGCGGTCCGGGAAAACGCGGACAACAAGCTCTACGGCAACCTCAGCCACCTGGCCCCGCGCAAGCAGGCCGATCCGGGCATGCAGATCGCCGTCGGCGGGTGCCTGGCGCAGAAGGACCGGGCGAGCGTGCTGGACCGCGCGCCCTGGGTCGACGTGGTGTTCGGCACGCACAACATCGGGTCTCTGCCGGCGCTGCTGGACCGGGCGCGGCACAATCGCGCCGCGCAGGTCGAGATCATCGACGCGCTGGAGGAGTTCCCGTCGGATCTGCCGGCGGCCCGGGAGTCCTCGTACGCCGCGTGGGTGTCGATCTCGGTGGGCTGCAACAACACCTGCACGTTCTGCATCGTGCCGTCGCTGCGCGGCAAGGAAGTCGACCGTCGCCCCGGCGACATCCTGGCCGAGGTGCAGGCGCTGGTCGACCAGGGCGTGCTGGAGGTGACGCTGCTCGGGCAGAACGTCAACGCTTACGGCGTGTCCTTCGCCGACCCCGAGCTCCCGCGGGACCGTGGGGCGTTCGCGAAACTGCTGCGCGCCTGCGGGAACATCGACGGCCTGGAGCGGGTGCGGTTCACCTCGCCGCATCCGGCCGAGTTCACCGACGACGTCATCGACGCGATGGCCGCGACTCCCAACATCTGCCCGCAGTTGCACATGCCGCTGCAGTCCGGCTCCGACCGGATCCTCAAGGCCATGCGGCGGTCCTACCGCGCCGAGAAGTTCCTGGGCATCATCGACCGGGTGCGCGAGAAGATGCCGCACGCGGCGATCACAACCGACCTCATCGTCGGCTTCCCGGGTGAGACCGAGGAGGACTTCCAGGCCACCCTCGATGTCGTCGAGCGGGCCCGGTTCGCCAGCGCGTTCACCTTCCAGTACTCCAAGCGCCCCGGCACCCCGGCTGCCACGCTGGCCGACCAGGTTCCGCCCGAAGTGGTCAAGGAGCGCTATGGCCGGTTGATCGAACTGCAGGAACGGATCTGCATGGCGGGCAACGCCGAGCAGGTCGGGCGGACGGTGGAGCTGCTGGTGGCCGCCGGGGAGGGCCGCAAGGACACCGCCACCGCCCGGCTGACCGGCCGCGCCCGGGACGGCCGGCTGGTGCACTTCGCGCCCGGCGACGTCGACGGCATCCGGCCCGGCGACATCGTGACTGCGCAGGTGACCGCGGCCGCGCCGCACCATCTGGTCGCCGACGGCGGCGTGCTGAGTCACCGTCGCACCCGCGCCGGCGACGCGCACGAGGCCGGCCAGCGGCCGGTGACAGGAGTGAAACGCGTCGGCCTGGGCATGCCGGGGCTGGGCCGGCCCGCGCCGCAACCGGCGCTGTCGAGCTGCGGAAGCGGGTGTTCCTAG
- a CDS encoding amino acid ABC transporter ATP-binding protein: MISIRGVNKHFGDLHVLKDINLDIGRGEVVVVLGPSGSGKSTLCRTINRLETIDSGSIAIDGVELPEEGKKLAQLRSDVGMVFQSFNLFAHKTIVDNVTLAPIKVRGVDKATARKKAMELLERVGVANQADKYPAQLSGGQQQRVAIARSLAMTPKAILFDEPTSALDPEMVNEVLGVMTSLASEGMTMVVVTHEMGFARRAANRVVFMADGAVVEDAAPDEFFSNPSSARARDFLGKILNH; encoded by the coding sequence ATGATCTCTATCCGGGGCGTGAACAAGCATTTCGGGGACCTGCACGTCCTCAAGGACATCAACCTGGACATCGGCCGCGGCGAGGTCGTGGTGGTGCTGGGTCCGTCGGGCTCCGGGAAATCCACCCTGTGCCGGACCATCAACCGGTTGGAAACCATCGACTCCGGCTCCATCGCGATCGACGGCGTGGAACTGCCCGAAGAGGGCAAAAAACTCGCGCAACTGCGCTCGGACGTCGGGATGGTCTTCCAGTCGTTCAACCTGTTCGCGCACAAGACGATCGTGGACAACGTCACGCTCGCCCCGATCAAGGTGCGCGGCGTGGACAAGGCCACCGCCCGCAAGAAGGCGATGGAGCTGCTGGAGCGGGTCGGGGTGGCCAACCAGGCCGACAAGTACCCGGCGCAGCTTTCCGGCGGCCAGCAGCAGCGGGTGGCGATCGCCCGATCGCTGGCGATGACGCCGAAGGCGATCCTGTTCGACGAGCCGACCAGCGCCCTGGACCCGGAGATGGTCAACGAGGTGCTCGGTGTGATGACGTCGCTGGCGTCCGAGGGCATGACGATGGTGGTGGTGACCCACGAGATGGGCTTCGCCCGCCGCGCCGCCAACCGGGTGGTGTTCATGGCAGACGGCGCGGTGGTCGAAGACGCCGCGCCGGATGAGTTCTTCTCCAATCCCAGCTCCGCGCGGGCCCGGGACTTCCTCGGCAAGATCCTCAACCACTAG
- a CDS encoding amino acid ABC transporter permease: MWGQYGGKILRAFWVTIQLAVFSAIGALVIGTVLAAMRLSPVPVLSWLGTAYVNIVRNTPLTLILLFCSFGLAQTMGVTLAHSDSPTFVVDSNFRLAVLGLSVYTAAFVCETLRSGINTIPLGQAEAARSLGLTFSQNLRLILLPQAFRAVLVPLGSVLIALVKNTTIASAIGVAEAALLMKEMIENTAMLLVVGSIFAVGFIILTLPLGLLFGKLGNRWAVLR, from the coding sequence CTGTGGGGCCAGTACGGCGGAAAGATCCTGCGGGCGTTCTGGGTGACCATCCAGCTGGCGGTGTTCTCCGCGATCGGCGCGTTGGTCATCGGCACCGTGCTGGCGGCGATGCGTTTGTCCCCGGTGCCGGTGCTGTCCTGGCTGGGCACCGCCTACGTCAACATCGTGCGCAACACCCCGCTGACCCTGATCCTGTTGTTCTGCTCCTTCGGGTTGGCTCAGACCATGGGCGTAACCCTGGCCCACTCGGATTCGCCAACCTTCGTGGTGGACAGCAACTTCCGCCTCGCGGTGCTCGGATTGAGCGTCTACACCGCGGCTTTCGTGTGCGAGACCCTGCGCTCGGGCATCAACACCATCCCGCTCGGCCAGGCGGAGGCGGCCCGGTCCCTGGGCCTGACCTTCAGCCAGAACCTGCGATTGATCTTGTTGCCGCAGGCGTTTCGCGCGGTGCTGGTGCCGCTGGGTTCGGTGCTCATCGCGTTGGTGAAGAACACCACCATCGCCTCGGCGATCGGGGTGGCCGAGGCCGCGCTGCTGATGAAGGAGATGATCGAGAACACCGCGATGCTGCTGGTGGTCGGCTCGATCTTCGCCGTTGGGTTCATCATCCTGACGCTGCCGTTGGGGTTGTTATTCGGCAAACTCGGCAACCGATGGGCGGTGCTGCGATGA
- a CDS encoding amino acid ABC transporter permease gives MSGSVLFDAPGPRARKRNRLISLAVLVVAVGVVSGVLSRLSDKGQLAAAKWEPFLTADLWQTYVWPGVQGTLSAAALSVVLAGILGVALGVARMSPNSWLRRPAAVIVEFFRAVPVLIMMIFAYFLFALYDVFPSKQLALAGVVTGLTLYNGAVIAEIIRTGVRSLPRGQTEAASSLGLSWWQTTRIIQLPQAIASMLPVLISQLVVVLKDTAIGYQITFMEMVRQGTVIGSNYGNYLPALFVIAVLMIAANFGLSALAVWIERRMRRSKRAPEPLDAESMDAGD, from the coding sequence ATGAGCGGTTCGGTCCTGTTCGACGCCCCCGGGCCCCGCGCTCGCAAGCGCAACCGGTTGATTTCGCTGGCGGTGCTGGTCGTCGCGGTCGGCGTGGTGTCGGGGGTGCTGTCGCGGCTGTCCGACAAGGGTCAGTTGGCCGCTGCCAAGTGGGAACCCTTCCTGACCGCCGACCTGTGGCAGACCTACGTGTGGCCCGGCGTCCAGGGCACCCTGAGCGCGGCCGCGTTGTCGGTGGTGCTGGCCGGCATCCTCGGCGTCGCGCTCGGTGTGGCGCGGATGTCGCCGAATTCCTGGCTTCGCCGGCCGGCCGCGGTAATCGTCGAGTTCTTCCGCGCGGTGCCGGTGCTGATCATGATGATCTTCGCCTACTTCCTGTTCGCGCTGTACGACGTGTTCCCGTCCAAGCAGCTGGCGCTGGCCGGCGTGGTCACCGGCCTGACGCTCTACAACGGCGCGGTGATCGCCGAGATCATCCGCACCGGGGTGCGCTCACTGCCGCGCGGCCAGACCGAGGCGGCCTCCTCGCTGGGCCTGAGCTGGTGGCAGACCACCCGGATCATCCAGCTGCCGCAGGCCATCGCCTCGATGCTGCCGGTGCTGATCTCCCAGCTGGTGGTGGTGCTCAAGGACACCGCGATCGGCTACCAGATCACCTTCATGGAGATGGTCCGCCAGGGCACCGTGATCGGCTCCAACTACGGCAACTACCTGCCGGCGCTGTTCGTCATCGCGGTGCTGATGATCGCGGCGAACTTCGGGCTGTCCGCGCTGGCGGTGTGGATCGAGAGACGGATGCGGCGATCCAAACGGGCGCCGGAGCCGCTGGACGCCGAGTCGATGGACGCCGGGGACTGA
- a CDS encoding glutamate ABC transporter substrate-binding protein — translation MRALSVVAAAVLLAGCSSAPPLPDTPVSRTTLPLPAGAEFVDSAPGEAAEACDATASLRPAAPEGPTIDAIRARGRLVAGVDQSTNLFSFRDPRSGELQGFDVDIAREVAREVLGDPNKVDFRLIAEPDRITAVERGEIDILVKATTITCPRAERIAFSSVYFTAQQRLLVPQGSGVDGPDDLASRVVCSGLDTTSMATVARVAPEAKLLGVQNWDDCLVALQQGQADAVSTDDSILAGMAAQDPNLEIVGPSLEAEPYGVGVNKSQEDLVRAVNASLERIRADGTWMRFYNRWLSVLGPLAAPPAAKYRD, via the coding sequence ATGCGCGCCCTGTCCGTCGTGGCCGCGGCGGTGCTGCTGGCCGGGTGTTCATCGGCGCCTCCGCTCCCGGACACGCCGGTGTCGCGGACCACGCTGCCGCTGCCCGCCGGCGCGGAATTCGTCGACTCCGCGCCCGGCGAGGCGGCCGAGGCGTGCGACGCCACCGCCAGCCTGCGCCCCGCCGCCCCGGAGGGCCCGACCATCGACGCGATCCGGGCGCGCGGCCGGTTGGTCGCGGGCGTGGATCAGAGCACCAACCTGTTCAGCTTCCGCGACCCGCGTTCCGGGGAACTGCAGGGCTTCGACGTCGACATCGCCCGGGAGGTCGCCCGCGAGGTGCTCGGCGACCCGAACAAGGTGGACTTCCGGCTGATCGCCGAGCCGGACCGGATCACCGCGGTGGAACGCGGCGAGATCGACATCCTCGTCAAGGCCACCACCATCACCTGCCCGCGCGCCGAGCGGATCGCGTTCTCCAGCGTGTATTTCACCGCGCAGCAACGACTGTTGGTTCCCCAGGGCTCCGGCGTCGACGGGCCCGACGACCTGGCCAGCCGGGTCGTGTGCTCCGGGCTGGACACCACGTCGATGGCCACCGTCGCGCGGGTGGCGCCGGAGGCGAAGCTGCTGGGCGTGCAGAACTGGGACGACTGCCTGGTGGCGTTGCAGCAGGGGCAGGCCGACGCGGTCAGCACCGATGACTCAATCCTGGCCGGGATGGCCGCCCAGGACCCTAATCTGGAGATTGTCGGCCCCAGCCTGGAGGCCGAACCGTACGGGGTCGGCGTGAACAAGTCGCAGGAGGATCTGGTGCGCGCGGTCAATGCCAGCCTGGAGCGCATCCGCGCGGACGGGACCTGGATGCGGTTCTACAACCGGTGGCTGTCGGTGCTCGGCCCGCTCGCCGCGCCCCCGGCCGCTAAGTACCGGGACTGA
- a CDS encoding serine/threonine-protein kinase — protein sequence MAGEEGTRAVLVTGAEPGSEPVSVPTKVELTRPRLRAGRRLIGDGLVEIPIREDIAPASAILANPVLPEAKRDCPGCGKPVGRGSGGKPGASEGICGHCGALFSFTPQLESGDLVAGQYDVQGCIAHGGVGWIYLALDRNVSDRWVVLKGLLQPGGEQAQAIAVAERQFLAMANHPGIVKIYNFVEHPGFDGAPIGYIVMEYLGGQTLQEMLASAKMPVEQALAYLLEVIPALAYLHSLGLIYNDLKPDNIMLTEDNIELIDMGAVSGVGDFGYIYGTKGFQAPEIVKTGPTVATDIYTVGRTLAKLTVDLSDPKYAESLPTPEQEPLFERYESFYRLLLRATNPRPAHRFSSAEEMATQCKGVLREILADQTGVPHPGASELFSPPRRTFGATLALTPTDVLTDGRRHEARLTVDDITAALPKPLATEDPDVDWRYDWEDALEALDAGNLKSARACFERVVAALPGEAAPKLASAATAELTLEDGPAAGAATEPRSSAERHYRTLWRTDRAMVSAAFGLARMLVARGERRDAIEVLDQVPVTSRHHAEAQLTAVLILLGDRDAAGLTEADLRDAASRVSLLSETDPRVPQIRALTLGAALDWLRAGGQPGDQPLLDRPFDQAGLRAGIEDTLRELARHSPRQRHRYNLVDLANTLRSPSWM from the coding sequence GTGGCCGGCGAGGAGGGCACCCGCGCGGTTCTGGTCACCGGCGCCGAGCCGGGGTCCGAGCCGGTGTCGGTTCCCACCAAGGTCGAGTTGACCCGGCCCCGGTTGCGCGCCGGGCGGCGGCTCATCGGCGACGGACTGGTCGAGATCCCGATCCGGGAGGACATCGCGCCGGCCAGCGCGATCCTGGCGAATCCGGTGCTGCCGGAAGCCAAAAGGGACTGCCCGGGTTGCGGGAAACCCGTCGGCCGCGGTTCCGGTGGCAAACCCGGCGCCAGCGAGGGCATCTGCGGCCACTGCGGCGCGTTGTTCTCGTTCACCCCGCAGTTGGAGTCCGGCGATCTGGTGGCCGGGCAGTACGACGTGCAGGGCTGCATCGCGCACGGCGGTGTGGGCTGGATCTATCTGGCGCTGGACCGCAATGTCAGCGACCGGTGGGTGGTGCTCAAGGGGCTCTTGCAGCCCGGCGGTGAGCAGGCCCAGGCCATCGCGGTGGCCGAGCGGCAGTTCCTGGCAATGGCCAATCATCCGGGCATCGTGAAGATCTACAACTTCGTCGAGCACCCCGGGTTCGACGGCGCGCCGATCGGCTACATCGTGATGGAGTACCTGGGCGGGCAGACGCTACAGGAGATGCTCGCATCGGCGAAGATGCCGGTCGAGCAGGCGCTGGCGTACCTGTTGGAGGTGATCCCGGCGCTGGCGTACCTGCATTCGCTGGGGCTGATCTACAACGACCTCAAACCCGACAACATCATGCTCACCGAAGACAATATCGAGCTGATCGACATGGGCGCGGTGTCCGGGGTCGGAGATTTCGGATACATCTACGGCACGAAGGGATTTCAGGCCCCGGAGATCGTCAAGACCGGCCCGACGGTCGCCACCGACATCTACACGGTCGGCCGCACGCTGGCGAAGCTGACGGTGGATCTGTCCGACCCGAAGTACGCCGAATCGCTGCCCACCCCGGAGCAGGAGCCGCTGTTCGAACGTTACGAGTCGTTCTACCGGCTGCTGCTGCGCGCGACGAATCCTCGTCCGGCGCACCGGTTCTCCTCCGCCGAGGAAATGGCCACCCAGTGCAAGGGCGTGCTGCGCGAGATCCTCGCCGACCAGACCGGCGTCCCGCACCCGGGCGCTTCGGAGCTGTTCAGCCCGCCGCGGCGCACCTTCGGGGCGACGCTGGCGCTGACGCCCACCGACGTGCTGACCGACGGTCGCCGGCATGAGGCCCGCCTGACGGTCGACGACATCACCGCGGCGCTGCCCAAACCACTGGCCACCGAGGACCCGGACGTCGACTGGCGCTACGACTGGGAGGACGCGCTGGAGGCCCTCGACGCCGGGAACCTGAAATCCGCGCGGGCTTGCTTCGAGCGGGTGGTGGCCGCGCTGCCCGGCGAGGCCGCGCCGAAACTCGCCTCGGCCGCCACCGCCGAGTTGACGCTCGAGGACGGTCCGGCCGCCGGGGCCGCCACCGAGCCGCGAAGCTCGGCCGAGCGGCACTACCGCACGCTGTGGCGCACCGACCGGGCCATGGTCAGCGCGGCGTTCGGGCTGGCCCGGATGTTGGTGGCCCGCGGTGAGCGACGGGATGCCATCGAGGTGCTCGACCAGGTGCCGGTGACCTCTCGCCACCACGCCGAAGCGCAGTTGACCGCGGTGCTGATCCTGCTCGGCGACCGCGACGCCGCCGGGTTGACCGAGGCCGACCTGCGCGACGCCGCGTCCCGGGTGAGCTTGTTGTCAGAGACCGATCCGCGGGTGCCACAGATCCGGGCGTTGACGCTGGGCGCCGCGCTGGACTGGCTGCGCGCCGGCGGGCAGCCCGGCGACCAGCCGCTGCTGGACCGGCCGTTCGACCAGGCCGGGTTGCGCGCCGGGATCGAGGACACGCTGCGCGAGCTGGCCCGGCACTCGCCCCGCCAGCGGCACCGCTACAACCTGGTCGATCTGGCGAACACCTTGCGTTCGCCGAGCTGGATGTGA
- the recX gene encoding recombination regulator RecX yields the protein MTRSRRPSTSEPPGVDESDGPVDPADPAKRVAQAQEACVRLLGVRARTRAELTDRLTRRGYAGEVIETVLGRLTRAGLINDAEFAAEWVRSRQLNAGKGKRALAVELRNKGVDAELIDAALAGVDADSERRRAEELVAAKLRRERLDDGDDQKILRQLVGMLARRGYSQGMAFDVVKVALQGERERRRV from the coding sequence ATGACCCGGTCCCGGCGCCCGTCGACTTCTGAGCCCCCCGGGGTCGACGAGTCCGACGGGCCCGTCGACCCCGCCGACCCCGCCAAGCGGGTGGCGCAGGCCCAGGAGGCCTGCGTCCGCCTGCTCGGCGTGCGGGCTCGCACCCGCGCGGAGCTGACCGACCGGCTGACCCGGCGCGGCTATGCCGGCGAGGTGATCGAGACCGTGCTGGGCCGGCTGACCCGGGCCGGGCTGATCAACGACGCCGAGTTCGCCGCCGAATGGGTGCGCTCCCGGCAGCTCAACGCCGGTAAGGGCAAACGCGCGCTGGCCGTCGAACTGCGCAACAAGGGTGTCGACGCCGAGCTCATCGACGCCGCGCTGGCCGGCGTGGACGCCGACAGCGAGCGCCGCCGCGCCGAAGAACTGGTGGCGGCCAAACTGCGCCGGGAACGCCTCGACGACGGCGACGACCAGAAGATCCTGCGCCAGCTTGTCGGCATGCTGGCCCGCCGCGGCTACAGCCAGGGCATGGCGTTCGACGTGGTCAAAGTGGCGCTACAGGGCGAGCGGGAGCGCCGGCGGGTGTAG
- the recA gene encoding recombinase RecA — MAQQAPDRGKALELAMAQIEKNFGKGSVMRLGEESRQPISVIPTGSIALDVALGIGGLPRGRVVEIYGPESSGKTTVALHAVANAQAAGGIAAFIDAEHALDPEYARALGVDTDALLVSQPDTGEQALEIADMLIRSGALDILVIDSVAALVPRAEIEGEMGDSHVGLQARLMSQALRKMTGALNNSGTTAIFINQLREKIGVMFGSPETTTGGKALKFYASVRMDVRRIETLKDGTDAVGNRTRVKVVKNKVSPPFKQAEFDILYGKGISKEGSLIDMGVDQGFIRKSGSWYTYEGEQLGQGKENARNYLLANPEIADEIEKKIKEKLGIGAVLGDELTDDPVPAPVDF; from the coding sequence ATGGCGCAACAGGCTCCCGATCGCGGGAAAGCTCTCGAACTGGCGATGGCGCAGATCGAGAAGAACTTCGGCAAAGGCTCGGTGATGCGCCTCGGTGAGGAATCGCGCCAGCCCATCTCCGTGATCCCGACCGGGTCGATCGCGCTGGACGTGGCGCTGGGCATCGGCGGTCTGCCGCGCGGCCGCGTCGTTGAGATCTACGGCCCGGAATCCTCGGGTAAGACCACCGTCGCGCTGCACGCGGTGGCCAACGCCCAGGCCGCCGGCGGCATCGCGGCCTTCATCGACGCCGAGCACGCGCTGGACCCGGAGTACGCCCGTGCCCTCGGCGTGGACACCGACGCGCTGCTGGTCTCCCAGCCCGACACCGGTGAGCAGGCGCTGGAGATCGCCGACATGCTGATCCGCTCCGGCGCGCTGGACATCCTGGTCATCGACTCGGTGGCCGCCCTGGTGCCGCGCGCCGAGATCGAGGGTGAGATGGGCGACAGCCACGTCGGCCTGCAGGCCCGCCTGATGAGCCAGGCGCTGCGGAAAATGACCGGCGCGCTGAACAATTCGGGCACCACCGCCATCTTCATCAACCAGCTCCGGGAAAAGATCGGAGTCATGTTTGGCTCGCCCGAAACGACCACCGGCGGAAAGGCGCTGAAGTTCTACGCTTCGGTGCGGATGGACGTCCGGCGGATCGAGACCCTCAAGGACGGCACCGACGCGGTCGGCAACCGCACCCGGGTCAAGGTCGTCAAGAACAAGGTTTCGCCGCCGTTCAAGCAGGCCGAGTTCGACATCCTGTACGGCAAGGGTATCTCCAAGGAGGGCTCGCTGATCGACATGGGTGTGGATCAGGGCTTCATCCGCAAGTCCGGCTCCTGGTACACCTACGAGGGCGAGCAGCTGGGCCAGGGCAAGGAGAACGCCCGCAACTACCTGCTGGCCAACCCGGAGATCGCCGACGAGATCGAGAAGAAGATCAAGGAGAAGCTCGGCATCGGGGCGGTGCTGGGCGACGAGTTGACCGATGACCCGGTCCCGGCGCCCGTCGACTTCTGA
- a CDS encoding DUF3046 domain-containing protein — MRLTEFHELVTGRFGAARGASMLVDHVLSSVGGRTAAQAIEDGVEPRDVWRALCADFDVPREQW; from the coding sequence GTGCGGCTGACCGAATTCCACGAGCTTGTCACCGGCCGGTTCGGCGCGGCGCGGGGAGCGTCGATGCTGGTCGATCATGTGCTGAGCTCGGTCGGCGGCCGGACCGCGGCGCAGGCCATCGAGGACGGGGTGGAGCCCCGCGACGTGTGGCGGGCGTTGTGCGCGGACTTCGACGTGCCGCGCGAGCAGTGGTGA
- a CDS encoding glycosyltransferase: MRVAVVAGPEPGHVLPALALCLRLRDAGDSPVLLTGRRWLDTAAAAGVEAVELLGLDAADDDDDADAGAKLTRRAARMAVLNAPVLDGLAPQLVVADVITVCGGMAADLLGLPWAELNPHPLYRPSRGLPPLGSGLAPGTGVRGRLRDAVMRSLTARSLRLGERQRGAARVGIGLPADGPGPARRLIATLPALEVPRPDWPEEAVLVGPLHFEPTGELLRPPPGDGPLVVVAPSTAITGAAGLAELALAALIPGQTLPDGVRLAISRLSGPDLELPPWAVAGLGRQDELLTRADLLICGSGHGIVAKGLLTGTPMVLVPGGGDQWEIANRAQRQGSARLVRPLTGPALADTAAEVLGDPRFTAAAVAAGATAAEVVDPVDVCHAAVGER; encoded by the coding sequence ATCAGAGTCGCGGTGGTCGCCGGTCCCGAGCCGGGACATGTGCTGCCGGCGCTCGCGCTGTGCCTGCGGCTGCGCGACGCCGGTGACTCTCCCGTGCTGCTGACCGGGCGGCGCTGGCTGGACACCGCGGCCGCTGCTGGGGTCGAGGCGGTGGAACTGCTCGGACTGGACGCCGCCGACGACGATGACGACGCCGACGCGGGGGCCAAGCTCACCCGGCGCGCGGCCCGCATGGCGGTGCTCAACGCGCCGGTCCTCGACGGGCTCGCCCCGCAGCTGGTGGTCGCCGACGTGATCACGGTGTGCGGTGGGATGGCCGCCGACCTGCTGGGGTTGCCGTGGGCCGAACTCAACCCGCACCCGCTGTACCGGCCGTCGCGAGGCCTGCCGCCGCTGGGCAGCGGGCTGGCGCCCGGAACCGGGGTGCGCGGGCGGCTGCGCGACGCGGTGATGCGTTCGCTGACCGCTCGCTCACTGCGCCTCGGGGAACGGCAGCGCGGCGCGGCGCGGGTCGGGATCGGGCTGCCGGCGGACGGCCCCGGCCCGGCGCGCCGACTGATCGCCACCCTGCCGGCGCTGGAAGTGCCGCGCCCGGACTGGCCGGAAGAGGCGGTGCTGGTCGGTCCGCTGCACTTCGAGCCGACCGGGGAGCTGCTGCGCCCGCCGCCCGGGGACGGCCCGCTGGTGGTGGTGGCGCCGTCCACCGCAATCACCGGCGCGGCCGGGCTCGCCGAGCTGGCGCTCGCGGCGTTGATTCCCGGACAAACCCTGCCCGACGGGGTCCGGCTGGCCATCTCCCGACTGTCCGGGCCGGACCTGGAACTGCCGCCGTGGGCGGTGGCCGGACTGGGCCGCCAGGACGAGCTGCTGACCCGGGCGGACCTGCTGATCTGCGGCAGCGGGCACGGCATCGTCGCCAAGGGCCTGCTGACCGGGACGCCGATGGTGCTGGTTCCCGGCGGCGGGGACCAGTGGGAGATCGCCAACCGCGCGCAACGCCAGGGCAGCGCCCGGCTGGTCCGCCCGCTGACCGGGCCCGCGCTGGCCGACACGGCGGCAGAGGTGCTCGGCGATCCGCGATTCACGGCGGCGGCGGTGGCGGCCGGCGCGACCGCTGCCGAGGTCGTCGACCCGGTGGATGTGTGTCACGCGGCCGTGGGGGAGCGATGA
- a CDS encoding limonene-1,2-epoxide hydrolase family protein, whose protein sequence is MTEDLGLTERAANIAVVDLFLNSLRDKDTETAAKLVDDNIVYENVGFSRLRGAQKVLKVFDLAQRPSFGFDVVTHRSAADGPVVLNERTDLLRFGRFQTTFWVCGVFEVHDGKITLWRDYFDNVNFLKGAARGLAGTVFPALRPSL, encoded by the coding sequence ATGACCGAAGACCTTGGCCTCACCGAACGCGCCGCCAATATCGCTGTGGTGGACCTGTTCCTGAACTCACTGCGGGACAAGGACACCGAGACCGCCGCCAAACTCGTCGACGACAACATCGTCTACGAGAACGTCGGATTCTCCCGGCTGCGCGGCGCGCAAAAGGTGCTGAAGGTCTTCGACCTGGCGCAGCGGCCCAGCTTCGGATTCGACGTGGTGACCCATCGCAGCGCCGCCGACGGCCCGGTGGTGCTCAATGAGCGCACCGACCTGCTGCGGTTCGGCCGATTCCAGACCACCTTCTGGGTGTGCGGGGTGTTCGAGGTGCACGACGGCAAGATCACGCTATGGCGGGACTACTTCGACAACGTCAACTTCCTCAAGGGCGCGGCACGCGGCCTGGCCGGCACGGTGTTCCCGGCGCTGCGGCCCAGCCTGTAA
- a CDS encoding limonene-1,2-epoxide hydrolase family protein, with translation MDANVTVVDRALAALPRRDLATLSELFDDGIVYQNVGTPALRGKRVTLRLFGFMFAPGRELDVRVHRSAADGAAVLNERTDLLRIGPLHLVFWAYGVFEVRDGRITLWRDYWSFQNMAMALARGLIGVVIPSRRPRLDR, from the coding sequence GTGGACGCGAACGTCACGGTGGTCGACCGCGCGCTGGCCGCGCTGCCGCGCCGGGATCTGGCCACCCTGTCGGAGCTGTTCGACGACGGCATCGTCTATCAGAACGTCGGCACCCCGGCGCTGCGTGGGAAACGCGTCACCCTGCGACTGTTCGGTTTCATGTTCGCCCCCGGACGGGAGCTCGACGTCCGGGTGCACCGCAGCGCGGCGGACGGCGCCGCGGTGCTCAATGAGCGCACCGACCTGCTGCGCATCGGGCCGCTGCACCTGGTGTTCTGGGCCTACGGGGTGTTCGAGGTGCGCGACGGCAGGATCACCCTGTGGCGGGACTACTGGAGCTTCCAGAACATGGCGATGGCCCTGGCGCGCGGGCTGATCGGCGTCGTCATACCGTCACGCCGGCCCCGTTTGGATCGCTGA